The following DNA comes from Halobacillus litoralis.
TCTGTCATAGGGGAACCATTCTGGACAATCATGGAGAAAGATTCAGGTTATGAACAAGGTGTGAACGGTAATTATATTAGAATGGAGGGTAATGTTACCCCCTTATTTTTTTCTAAGAAAATGGCAATTGAAGCCTCTAAAAGGTTAAGAAAAGAAGGAGTAGTTAGGGGGTTTCTCAATCACATTTGAAACATCTTATTGCACTATCGGAGGAAAAAATAGGAGACATGAAACTATGTTTAATATTATTGGAAGAAACAAAAGCGATGGTAGTAGAACCCAAGTTACTAACTGATTATTTTTTGCTTGATCAGCATGAAAGCCTTCAAAATTCTGCCCACCAATTCATAGGAAGAGCTTCAAAACAAACACTCAAGGAAGAATATTGGACTTTAAACAGAAAGTTTATCTAAACACTTGATTACAGCCAAAGGAATGTACCATCTGCGCCATATTTTTTACCAGCAGTTCCCACGAAATTTACCACTTGCTGTCACCTTATTTACAATAGAAGAACGTCACCGACTCTGAAGTAAAAAAGCCTAATCCACCTTTTCTTTACCGAGGAATTAGGCTTTGGTCTTCCGCAATCGCGCCAATTGTGAAATATCATTTTCTATTGAACAGTATATTTGTACGGCGCAGCACATGCAAATGGATTTTTTGTTTTTTCGTCTTTCTACTTGAACATTAGCGCCCGATTGCAGAACTGATCATCAATGTATTTTCCATCTTTTTTTATTTGTTATTTCTTCACCTTTTTTATTATTATATCCTATTACATAAACATTGTCTGAATCAGTAAGTCCAATTATATTACTCTTACGAGAAGATTCTTAAGTTTTTATACTAATACCAACATCTTACATCTTCAACTAGTACAGTCATTTTATAATAATTTATTATGTTAATCCTAAATGTTCACGGAAGGTATGACCTTCATATTTCTTTCTGAAAATACCTCTTTTTTGCATTTCAGGAACAATTAGTTCAACAAAGTCCTCTAAACTACCTGGTAATGTAGGAGGCATAAGATTAAATCCGTCAGCCACACCAGCTTCAAACCACACTTCCATCTGATCCACAATTTCTTCGGGTGTACCTATCAGCGTGTGATGTCCACCGCCTGCATTGAGATATCCTAATAATTCTCTTACTGTAGGTTGTGTATCATTAATAATTTCCAGGATCGTTTCGTAGCGTCCAACTGGACCAGTAAATTCTTCTACTGGAGGTAATTGAGGTACTTCTTTGGCCATTTCCCAATAAGAACAGTCTTGTTGGATAAAGTAACTCAACTGTTTTAAAGATGTTTCAAGAGGTAATTGCTCATCTAATGCTGCTTTTTCAGCTAAAGCTTCTTCATGAGTATGACCTACATAGGTTACTAAGCCTGGAAATACTTTAATATGTCTATTGCTGTCTTCGCTTTGTTTAACTTGTTCATCTAATCTTTCACGAAATTTTTTTGCTTGCTTTAAGTTCCACGACACTGAATAGACTGCATCGGCATATTTTGCGGCTAATGCAATGCCTTGTTTAGATGCCCCTGCTTGCATTGACACTGGTTTGCCTTGCGGACTTTCTGGCGTAGTGGATGGGCCATACACTTTAAAATAAGTACCATCGTGATTAAAAGGCTGAATGTTTGAAGAATTTATCAATTTTCTTTCTTCTCGGTTATATAGAAACTCATTACTGTCCCATGAAAGAAATAACTTATTCATTAAGGCAGCGAATTCATCTGCCTTTTCATAGCGTTTGTCATGAGAAGGTAGTTCTTCCATACTATGATTTAACGCCTCTAAATCATTCATTGACGTAACGAGATTCCAACCAACACGTCCTTTTGTAATATGATCTAAACTTAATAGTTGTCGTGAAGCTGTGAAAGGATTAGAAAAAGTACTTGAAATTGTTGAAACTAATCCCACGTGATTTGTCACTTGAGAAATAGCAGTTAAATTGACTACTGGATCAAACCAAAATGCTGGCATATTACTAGAATCTTTACCTGGAAATGATTGATTATCAGCAAAGAATACAGCGTCAAAATAACCTTTTTCTGCTAACTGTGCTAAAGATTGATAATAAGAAATGTCTCCAATACGTTCAACGCTTGAGTCAGGCATTAACCAAGCAGCTTGATGGTGCCCGCAACCATACAGCAAAACACCTAAGTGTAGTTGTTTTTCTTTAGTTTTTGTCATTTGTTTACACCTCAAAACACATCATTATTGGTTGTCTTGTACACTCCTTTTTTTCGAAGGATTATCTATGGTATTTTAAGCTATTAGTTCATTGTCAAACCGCCATCTACTGTGAAATTTTGACCAGTAATACCGTTCGCATTTTCCGAAGATAGATAAGCAACCATATTGGCTACATC
Coding sequences within:
- a CDS encoding LLM class flavin-dependent oxidoreductase, producing the protein MTKTKEKQLHLGVLLYGCGHHQAAWLMPDSSVERIGDISYYQSLAQLAEKGYFDAVFFADNQSFPGKDSSNMPAFWFDPVVNLTAISQVTNHVGLVSTISSTFSNPFTASRQLLSLDHITKGRVGWNLVTSMNDLEALNHSMEELPSHDKRYEKADEFAALMNKLFLSWDSNEFLYNREERKLINSSNIQPFNHDGTYFKVYGPSTTPESPQGKPVSMQAGASKQGIALAAKYADAVYSVSWNLKQAKKFRERLDEQVKQSEDSNRHIKVFPGLVTYVGHTHEEALAEKAALDEQLPLETSLKQLSYFIQQDCSYWEMAKEVPQLPPVEEFTGPVGRYETILEIINDTQPTVRELLGYLNAGGGHHTLIGTPEEIVDQMEVWFEAGVADGFNLMPPTLPGSLEDFVELIVPEMQKRGIFRKKYEGHTFREHLGLT